The Panicum virgatum strain AP13 chromosome 5K, P.virgatum_v5, whole genome shotgun sequence genome has a window encoding:
- the LOC120707385 gene encoding pentatricopeptide repeat-containing protein At3g54980, mitochondrial-like isoform X2, whose protein sequence is MRPPRLRAAAASPPLPRRRICTDAAAATSSAASSSPSSPQQGAAQPLSAQFARPLAARGPAVADDLASSLRALLASSPTHPRAFPLLRSAALQARLPPDALVDAVLSAADAGSPAAAALLSSLLACLSRSARDCSAATAAYARMVARGVVPDAKSRTDLLVVTARSASAADALAVFDDMRSKGYHADAMMYDAVMRACVRGGMHGDAVRLFDEMASAGVKPDEHVYSLIIAALCKLHDVDRVLQVLGEMREAGIRPWDSYNYVVDALVKAGRMEEALQVKDQKLLAAGKKMDVVLATTLMHGYCLHGKVGKALDLFDEVVRDGLAPTIVTYGVLLKGCDAEGMTDKAYELCRQMIEQGLLSSAYEFNLVIKGLLRDKRWEDAIGLLEVVVDTGVLDVYTYNCLIHWLCQHHKLREALNLWEKMKETGIKPSIVTYHSLLLGYCEKGHMDEALRLYSEMPGKGFTPNEVTYTTLMKGYIKKNSFDKAYALLDEMHQHGVSCNDYTYNILINGLCMANRVCEVDDMLKRFISEGFVPTAMTYNSIINGFVKAGMMGSAFAMYQQMCEKGYKNLKMMEGASRFYYSMLKEGIVADTATYTTLIDGFSKAGNVAFALDLYSEMLATGNIPDDKTFTALIHGLCRSGDIDGAKKLLDEMRRLDVGPNVFTYNMMINAYIRDGKLQEAFQLHDEMLNSGVVPDDTTYDILVGLKPVEASPADAENPVLNSAS, encoded by the exons ATGCGCCCACCacggctccgcgccgccgccgcctctccgccGCTCCCACGGCGCCGCATATGCAccgacgctgccgccgccacctcctccgcggcatcttcctctccttcctcgCCGCAGCAGGGCGCCGCCCAGCCCCTCTCCGCCCAATTCGCCAGACCCCTCGCCGCCCGTGGCCCTGCCGTCGCCGATGAcctcgcctcctccctccgcgcGCTCCTCGCCTCCTCGCCCACGCACCCGCGCGCCTTCCCGCTCCTCCGGTCCGCCGCGCTGCAGGCGCGCCTCCCACCGGACGCGCTCGTGGACGCCGTCCTCTCCGCCGCGGACGCCGGCtctccggccgcggccgcgctcctCAGCAGCCTCCTCGCCTGCCTCTCCCGCTCCGCCCGCGATTGCTCGGCAGCCACGGCCGCGTACGCCCGCATGGTCGCCCGGGGCGTCGTCCCGGACGCCAAGTCCCGCACCGACCTGCTCGTTGTCACGGCGCGGAGCGCGTCGGCCGCGGACGCGCTCGCGGTGTTCGACGATATGCGGAGTAAGGGGTACCACGCCGACGCAATGATGTACGACGCCGTCATGCGGGCCTGCGTCAGGGGAGGGATGCATGGGGACGCCGTCAGGCTGTTTGACGAAATGGCCAGTGCCGGGGTCAAGCCCGACGAGCACGTGTATTCTCTCATAATCGCAGCCTTGTGCAAGCTGCACGATGTGGACAGAGTGCTCCAGGTGCTGGGGGAGATGAGGGAGGCAGGCATCAGGCCATGGGACTCGTACAATTACGTGGTGGATGCGCTCGTGAAGGCAGGAAGGATGGAGGAGGCACTGCAGGTTAAGGATCAGAAGCTGCTAGCTGCTGGAAAGAAGATGGATGTGGTTCTCGCGACGACGTTAATGCATGGGTATTGCTTGCATGGTAAAGTTGGGAAAGCACTGGATTTGTTTGATGAGGTTGTCAGGGATGGTTTGGCACCTACCATTGTAACATATGGGGTTCTGTTAAAAGGTTGTGATGCAGAGGGGATGACAGATAAGGCATACGAGCTATGCAGACAGATGATAGAGCAGGGATTGTTGTCAAGCGCATATGAGTTCAATTTGGTGATCAAAGGTCTCTTGCGAGACAAACGGTGGGAGGATGCCATCGGCTTGCTTGAGGTTGTGGTTGATACTGGGGTACTGGATGTCTACACATACAATTGTCTAATTCATTGGCTCTGTCAGCATCACAAACTCCGCGAGGCACTCAACTTAtgggagaagatgaaggaaacaGGAATAAAACCATCTATTGTGACATACCACAGCTTGCTGCTGGGTTACTGTGAGAAGGGGCACATGGATGAAGCACTCAGGTTATACTCTGAGATGCCTGGGAAAGGATTCACACCTAACGAAGTCACTTACACAACTCTGATGAAAGGTTACATCAAAAAGAACTCTTTTGACAAGGCCTATGCCCTCCTCGATGAAATGCATCAGCATGGGGTTTCTTGCAATGACTATACATATAACATTCTCATAAATGGACTTTGCATGGCCAATCGTGTATGTGAAGTTGATGACATGCTGAAGAGATTTATAAGTGAAGGTTTTGTTCCAACCGCAATGACATACAATAGTATCATCAATGGATTTGTGAAAGCTGGTATGATGGGCTCAGCATTTGCTATGTATCAGCAGATGTGTGAGAAAG GGTACAAGAATTTGAAAATGATGGAAGGAGCTTCAAGGTTCTATTATAGCATGCTCAAAGAAGGAATTGTTGCTGATACAGCAACCTATACAACCTTAATTGATGGGTTCTCAAAAGCTGGCAATGTAGCCTTTGCTTTGGACCTGTACTCAGAGATGTTGGCCACTGGCAATATTCCTGATGATAAAACTTTCACAGCATTAATACATGGCCTTTGCCGAAGTGGAGACATTGATGGTGCTAAGAAGTTATTGGACGAGATGAGAAGATTAGATGTAGGTCCAAATGTTTTTACTTATAACATGATGATAAATGCATACATCCGTGATGGTAAGCTGCAAGAGGCATTCCAATTGCATGATGAAATGCTGAACAGCGGAGTTGTGCCTGATGATACTACATATGATATACTAGTTGGCTTGAAACCTGTGGAAGCGAGTCCCGCAGATGCAGAAAATCCTGTTCTAAATTCTGCCAGTTAA
- the LOC120707386 gene encoding tRNA (cytosine(38)-C(5))-methyltransferase 2-like isoform X1 encodes MEAPVPWRVLEFYSGIGGMRYSLMASGARADVVEAFDINDVANDVYEHNFGHRPCQGNIQTLTASDLDKYKAHAWLLSPPCQPYTRQGLQKHSADARAFSFIKILNLMQNMSYPPQMLFVENVVGFEVSDTHDQLLEVLSSLNFNLQEFILSPLQFGVPYSRPRYFCLAKREPMRFQNASVNNKLLRTPMCLSQTVKCTSQDRDHQTEEEQDPVCKPVNDFLVMEADAGIQNQTILQDYIVPLNLIERWGNAMDIVYPESKRCCCFTKSYYRYVKGTGSLLATSENLKWVPEEKLAISSLKELGLRFFTPREVANFHSFPSSFCFPDHISLRQQYAMLGNSLSVAVVGPLLRYLFAEA; translated from the exons ATGGAGGCGCCGGTACCATGGAGAGTGCTCGAGTTCTACAGCGGCATCGGCGGCATG AGGTACTCGCTTATGGCGTCCGGCGCGCGGGCGGATGTGGTGGAGGCCTTCGACATCAACGACGTCGCGAACGACGTCTACGAGCACAACTTCGGCCACCGCCCCTGCCAG GGGAACATTCAAACACTCACTGCTAGTGACCTAGACAAATACAAGGCACATGCATGGCTTCTTTCTCCTCCATGTCAGCCATACACACGGCAAG GGCTTCAGAAGCATTCAGCTGATGCCCGTGCATTTTCGTTCATCAAGATTCTTAACCTCATGCAGAACATGAGCTACCCTCCACAAATGTTATTTGTGGAAAATGTAGTCGGATTTGAG GTGTCTGATACACATGACCAGTTGCTGGAGGTCCTTTCAAGTCTAAATTTTAACTTACAAGAATTCATCCTAAGCCCATTACAGTTTGGTGTCCCATACTCTAGACCTCGCTACTTTTGTTTG GCGAAACGAGAACCTATGCGATTTCAAAATGCATCAGTCAACAATAAGTTGCTCCGGACACCTATGTGCCTAAGCCAGACAGTGAAATGTACATCACAGGATAGGGACCACCAAACTGAAGAAGAGCAGGATCCAGTATGTAAACCAGTAAATGACTTTCTTG TCATGGAGGCTGATGCAGGCATTCAAAATCAAACAATTTTGCAAGATTACATAGTCCCGCTAAACTTGATTGAGCGGTGGGGGAATGCTATGG ATATTGTATACCCTGAATCCAAGCGGTGCTGTTGTTTCACTAAAAGCTACTATCGCTATGTGAAGGGGACAGGCTCCTTGCTGGCTACATCTGAA AACCTCAAATGGGTTCCTGAAGAGAAGCTTGCAATTTCTTCCCTGAAGGAGTTAGGCCTACGATTTTTCACCCCTCGAGAG GTCGCCAATTTCCATTCCTTCCCTTCAAGCTTCTGCTTCCCGGATCACATAAGCCTTAGGCAACA GTATGCTATGTTGGGCAACAGTCTGAGTGTAGCAGTTGTGGGTCCTTTGCTGCGTTATCTGTTTGCTGAGGCATAG
- the LOC120707389 gene encoding acyl-protein thioesterase 1 homolog 1-like has product MSYGGSSSGGRGGRRLEYGRTYVVRPKGRHQATIVWLHGLGDNGASWSQLLDSLPLPNIKWICPTAPTRPVAAFGGFPCTAWFDVEETSLDGRDDIEGLDASAAHVANLLSSEPSDVRLGIGGFSMGAAAALHSAACYAHGRFTNGIAYPITLSVVVGLSGWLPCSRTLRSKIENSQTALRRASALPILLNHGRADEVVTYRNGERSAEILRSSGFQYTYFKAYNGLGHYTIPEEMDDVSKWLSSRLGLDRPCG; this is encoded by the exons ATGAGTTACGGGGGAAGCTCGTCCG gcgggcgcggcgggcggcggctggagtACGGCAGGACCTACGTGGTGAGGCCCAAGGGGAGGCACCAGGCGACCATTGTGTGGCTCCACGGCCTCGGCGACAATGGCGCAAG CTGGTCCCAGCTCCTGGATTCTCTTCCACTGCCCAAT ATCAAATGGATTTGCCCTACTGCACCAACACGGCCTGTTGCGGCTTTCGGTGGATTCCCTTGCACTGCAT GGTTCGATGTGGAGGAGACTTCATTGGATGGCCGAGATGATATCGAAGGACTTGATGCTTCAGCAGCTCATGTCGCAAACCTACTGTCCTCTGAGCCATCCGATG TGAGGCTTGGGATCGGAGGATTCAGCATGGGTGCTGCGGCTGCCCTTCACTCTGCTGCATGCTATGCTCATGGGAGATTCACAAATGGCATTGCCTATCCGATCACCCTCAGTGTTGTCGTCGGTTTAAGTGGCTGGCTTCCTTGCTCTAG GACCCTGAGGAGCAAAATTGAGAACTCACAGACTGCACTTAGAAGAGCTTCTGCGTTGCCAATCCTGCTCAACCATGGAAGAG CCGATGAGGTTGTCACCTACAGGAACGGTGAGAGGTCGGCTGAGATTCTGCGATCCTCAGGGTTCCAGTATACGTATTTCAAAGCCTACAATGG ACTTGGTCACTATACCATCCCTGAAGAAATGGATGATGTCAGCAAGTGGCTCAGCTCAAGGTTGGGGCTTGACCGACCTTGCGGCTAA
- the LOC120707385 gene encoding pentatricopeptide repeat-containing protein At3g54980, mitochondrial-like isoform X1 — MRPPRLRAAAASPPLPRRRICTDAAAATSSAASSSPSSPQQGAAQPLSAQFARPLAARGPAVADDLASSLRALLASSPTHPRAFPLLRSAALQARLPPDALVDAVLSAADAGSPAAAALLSSLLACLSRSARDCSAATAAYARMVARGVVPDAKSRTDLLVVTARSASAADALAVFDDMRSKGYHADAMMYDAVMRACVRGGMHGDAVRLFDEMASAGVKPDEHVYSLIIAALCKLHDVDRVLQVLGEMREAGIRPWDSYNYVVDALVKAGRMEEALQVKDQKLLAAGKKMDVVLATTLMHGYCLHGKVGKALDLFDEVVRDGLAPTIVTYGVLLKGCDAEGMTDKAYELCRQMIEQGLLSSAYEFNLVIKGLLRDKRWEDAIGLLEVVVDTGVLDVYTYNCLIHWLCQHHKLREALNLWEKMKETGIKPSIVTYHSLLLGYCEKGHMDEALRLYSEMPGKGFTPNEVTYTTLMKGYIKKNSFDKAYALLDEMHQHGVSCNDYTYNILINGLCMANRVCEVDDMLKRFISEGFVPTAMTYNSIINGFVKAGMMGSAFAMYQQMCEKGITPNIVTYTSFIDGYCRTDCCDLAVKLLNDMRHKGIQPDIAAYNAFINGFCKQGNMSHALQFFVLLLKDGLKPNVNVYTSFITGYKNLKMMEGASRFYYSMLKEGIVADTATYTTLIDGFSKAGNVAFALDLYSEMLATGNIPDDKTFTALIHGLCRSGDIDGAKKLLDEMRRLDVGPNVFTYNMMINAYIRDGKLQEAFQLHDEMLNSGVVPDDTTYDILVGLKPVEASPADAENPVLNSAS, encoded by the coding sequence ATGCGCCCACCacggctccgcgccgccgccgcctctccgccGCTCCCACGGCGCCGCATATGCAccgacgctgccgccgccacctcctccgcggcatcttcctctccttcctcgCCGCAGCAGGGCGCCGCCCAGCCCCTCTCCGCCCAATTCGCCAGACCCCTCGCCGCCCGTGGCCCTGCCGTCGCCGATGAcctcgcctcctccctccgcgcGCTCCTCGCCTCCTCGCCCACGCACCCGCGCGCCTTCCCGCTCCTCCGGTCCGCCGCGCTGCAGGCGCGCCTCCCACCGGACGCGCTCGTGGACGCCGTCCTCTCCGCCGCGGACGCCGGCtctccggccgcggccgcgctcctCAGCAGCCTCCTCGCCTGCCTCTCCCGCTCCGCCCGCGATTGCTCGGCAGCCACGGCCGCGTACGCCCGCATGGTCGCCCGGGGCGTCGTCCCGGACGCCAAGTCCCGCACCGACCTGCTCGTTGTCACGGCGCGGAGCGCGTCGGCCGCGGACGCGCTCGCGGTGTTCGACGATATGCGGAGTAAGGGGTACCACGCCGACGCAATGATGTACGACGCCGTCATGCGGGCCTGCGTCAGGGGAGGGATGCATGGGGACGCCGTCAGGCTGTTTGACGAAATGGCCAGTGCCGGGGTCAAGCCCGACGAGCACGTGTATTCTCTCATAATCGCAGCCTTGTGCAAGCTGCACGATGTGGACAGAGTGCTCCAGGTGCTGGGGGAGATGAGGGAGGCAGGCATCAGGCCATGGGACTCGTACAATTACGTGGTGGATGCGCTCGTGAAGGCAGGAAGGATGGAGGAGGCACTGCAGGTTAAGGATCAGAAGCTGCTAGCTGCTGGAAAGAAGATGGATGTGGTTCTCGCGACGACGTTAATGCATGGGTATTGCTTGCATGGTAAAGTTGGGAAAGCACTGGATTTGTTTGATGAGGTTGTCAGGGATGGTTTGGCACCTACCATTGTAACATATGGGGTTCTGTTAAAAGGTTGTGATGCAGAGGGGATGACAGATAAGGCATACGAGCTATGCAGACAGATGATAGAGCAGGGATTGTTGTCAAGCGCATATGAGTTCAATTTGGTGATCAAAGGTCTCTTGCGAGACAAACGGTGGGAGGATGCCATCGGCTTGCTTGAGGTTGTGGTTGATACTGGGGTACTGGATGTCTACACATACAATTGTCTAATTCATTGGCTCTGTCAGCATCACAAACTCCGCGAGGCACTCAACTTAtgggagaagatgaaggaaacaGGAATAAAACCATCTATTGTGACATACCACAGCTTGCTGCTGGGTTACTGTGAGAAGGGGCACATGGATGAAGCACTCAGGTTATACTCTGAGATGCCTGGGAAAGGATTCACACCTAACGAAGTCACTTACACAACTCTGATGAAAGGTTACATCAAAAAGAACTCTTTTGACAAGGCCTATGCCCTCCTCGATGAAATGCATCAGCATGGGGTTTCTTGCAATGACTATACATATAACATTCTCATAAATGGACTTTGCATGGCCAATCGTGTATGTGAAGTTGATGACATGCTGAAGAGATTTATAAGTGAAGGTTTTGTTCCAACCGCAATGACATACAATAGTATCATCAATGGATTTGTGAAAGCTGGTATGATGGGCTCAGCATTTGCTATGTATCAGCAGATGTGTGAGAAAGGTATAACTCCCAATATAGTAACATATACCAGTTTTATTGATGGTTATTGTAGGACAGACTGCTGTGATCTGGCAGTGAAGCTGCTCAATGACATGAGGCACAAAGGCATTCAACCTGACATTGCTGCATACAATGCTTTCATAAATGGGTTCTGCAAACAGGGGAATATGTCACATGCACTCCAGTTTTTTGTTCTTCTATTGAAAGATGGTTTAAAACCAAATGTTAATGTCTACACTAGTTTTATTACAGGGTACAAGAATTTGAAAATGATGGAAGGAGCTTCAAGGTTCTATTATAGCATGCTCAAAGAAGGAATTGTTGCTGATACAGCAACCTATACAACCTTAATTGATGGGTTCTCAAAAGCTGGCAATGTAGCCTTTGCTTTGGACCTGTACTCAGAGATGTTGGCCACTGGCAATATTCCTGATGATAAAACTTTCACAGCATTAATACATGGCCTTTGCCGAAGTGGAGACATTGATGGTGCTAAGAAGTTATTGGACGAGATGAGAAGATTAGATGTAGGTCCAAATGTTTTTACTTATAACATGATGATAAATGCATACATCCGTGATGGTAAGCTGCAAGAGGCATTCCAATTGCATGATGAAATGCTGAACAGCGGAGTTGTGCCTGATGATACTACATATGATATACTAGTTGGCTTGAAACCTGTGGAAGCGAGTCCCGCAGATGCAGAAAATCCTGTTCTAAATTCTGCCAGTTAA
- the LOC120707386 gene encoding tRNA (cytosine(38)-C(5))-methyltransferase 2-like isoform X2 translates to MKDGNIQTLTASDLDKYKAHAWLLSPPCQPYTRQGLQKHSADARAFSFIKILNLMQNMSYPPQMLFVENVVGFEVSDTHDQLLEVLSSLNFNLQEFILSPLQFGVPYSRPRYFCLAKREPMRFQNASVNNKLLRTPMCLSQTVKCTSQDRDHQTEEEQDPVCKPVNDFLVMEADAGIQNQTILQDYIVPLNLIERWGNAMDIVYPESKRCCCFTKSYYRYVKGTGSLLATSENLKWVPEEKLAISSLKELGLRFFTPREVANFHSFPSSFCFPDHISLRQQYAMLGNSLSVAVVGPLLRYLFAEA, encoded by the exons ATGAAGGAC GGGAACATTCAAACACTCACTGCTAGTGACCTAGACAAATACAAGGCACATGCATGGCTTCTTTCTCCTCCATGTCAGCCATACACACGGCAAG GGCTTCAGAAGCATTCAGCTGATGCCCGTGCATTTTCGTTCATCAAGATTCTTAACCTCATGCAGAACATGAGCTACCCTCCACAAATGTTATTTGTGGAAAATGTAGTCGGATTTGAG GTGTCTGATACACATGACCAGTTGCTGGAGGTCCTTTCAAGTCTAAATTTTAACTTACAAGAATTCATCCTAAGCCCATTACAGTTTGGTGTCCCATACTCTAGACCTCGCTACTTTTGTTTG GCGAAACGAGAACCTATGCGATTTCAAAATGCATCAGTCAACAATAAGTTGCTCCGGACACCTATGTGCCTAAGCCAGACAGTGAAATGTACATCACAGGATAGGGACCACCAAACTGAAGAAGAGCAGGATCCAGTATGTAAACCAGTAAATGACTTTCTTG TCATGGAGGCTGATGCAGGCATTCAAAATCAAACAATTTTGCAAGATTACATAGTCCCGCTAAACTTGATTGAGCGGTGGGGGAATGCTATGG ATATTGTATACCCTGAATCCAAGCGGTGCTGTTGTTTCACTAAAAGCTACTATCGCTATGTGAAGGGGACAGGCTCCTTGCTGGCTACATCTGAA AACCTCAAATGGGTTCCTGAAGAGAAGCTTGCAATTTCTTCCCTGAAGGAGTTAGGCCTACGATTTTTCACCCCTCGAGAG GTCGCCAATTTCCATTCCTTCCCTTCAAGCTTCTGCTTCCCGGATCACATAAGCCTTAGGCAACA GTATGCTATGTTGGGCAACAGTCTGAGTGTAGCAGTTGTGGGTCCTTTGCTGCGTTATCTGTTTGCTGAGGCATAG
- the LOC120707387 gene encoding putative cytochrome c oxidase subunit 5b-like has translation MWRRVQTLAPALRRAAAAAAASTPAAPAASAARAAPLSSAAGAFRRTSPLLSGDKPARVEDVMPIATGLEREELEAELQGKKRFDMDPPVGPFGTKEAPAVIESYYNKRIVGCPGGEGEDEHDVVWFWLKKDEPHECPVCSQYFVLKVIGDGGDPDGHDNDDEGHH, from the exons ATGTGGCGCCGcgtccaaaccctagcccccgccctgcgccgggccgccgccgccgccgccgcatccaccCCCGCGGCGCCCGCCGCCTCTGCAGCCCGCGCTGCCCCGCTCTCCTCGGCGGCCGGCGCCTTCCGCCGCACCAGCCCGCTCCTCTCAG GGGACAagccggcgagggtggaggacGTCATGCCCATCGCCACCGGGCTCGAGCGCGAGGAgctggaggccgagctccag GGAAAGAAGCGGTTTGACATGGATCCCCCGGTCGGCCCCTTCGGTACCAAG GAGGCACCAGCTGTCAttgagtcctactacaacaagcGGATAGTCGGTTGCcccggtggtgaaggag aggatgaacatgATGTTGTATGGTTTTGGTTGAAAAAAGACGAGCCACATGAGTGTCCAGTCTGCTCGCAATACTTTGTG CTGAAGGtcattggtgatggtggagatCCAGATGGTCATGACAACGATGATGAAGGACATCACTAA
- the LOC120707388 gene encoding uncharacterized protein LOC120707388: protein MPKDRSSRVYSYESRRSRASPYFSSPSHGRSGGSRRSEESSAAAAAAAAAKQAAEWEEVRCPVCMDHPHNAVLLVCSSHEKGCRPFMCDTSSRHSNCYDQYRKASKDSSKDSAAECSECQQQVQLSCPLCRGPVSDCIKDYDARRYMNSKVRSCTTESCEFRGAYQELRKHARVEHPAARPMEVDPERQRDWRRMEQQRDIGDLLSMLRSGFSSSIEDDSGGLGATEEGEEDIAERTPASITMVFIMPSGGSIMQYLTERSRAIIVVSRRRASRSGGDAEATAPDSEEGDDPMPSADASASSQHSYEEAEGDPAQ from the coding sequence ATGCCAAAGGACAGGAGCTCCCGCGTTTACTCCTATGAGAGCCGCCGGTCTCGTGCCTCTCCGTACTTCTCATCGCCGTCGCATGGACGGAGTGGTGGTTCTCGCCGGTCAGAAGAGTCTTCCgcggctgcagcagctgctgctgctgcgaagCAGGCTGCAGAGTGGGAGGAGGTCCGATGCCCTGTGTGCATGGATCACCCGCACAATGCGGTCCTGCTGGTCTGCTCATCTCATGAGAAGGGCTGCCGCCCCTTCATGTGTGACACAAGCTCGCGGCACTCCAATTGCTATGATCAGTACCGCAAGGCCTCTAAGGACTCCTCCAAGGATTCTGCGGCCGAGTGCAGTGAGTGCCAGCAGCAGGTCCAGCTCTCTTGCCCGTTGTGCCGTGGGCCTGTCAGTGATTGCATTAAGGACTACGATGCAAGGAGATACATGAACTCCAAGGTACGATCGTGCACTACAGAGTCATGCGAGTTCAGGGGTGCCTACCAGGAGCTGAGGAAGCACGCAAGGGTGGAGCACCCGGCGGCAAGGCCAATGGAGGTAGACCCTGAGCGGCAGCGGGATTGGCGCAGGATGGAGCAGCAGCGGGACATTGGGGACTTGCTGAGCATGCTGCGTTCAGGGTTCAGCAGCAGTATTGAGGATGACAGCGGCGGTCTTGGAGCCaccgaagaaggagaagaggacatTGCCGAGAGGACTCCAGCCTCTATAACAATGGTCTTCATCATGCCGTCAGGTGGTTCGATCATGCAGTACTTGACTGAGCGCAGCAGGGCAATCATTGTGGTCAGTCGGCGGCGAGCAAGCAGAAGTGGCGGCGACGCTGAAGCCACAGCTCCAGACAGCGAGGAAGGTGATGACCCTATGCCATCGGCCGATGCATCCGCTAGCTCACAGCATTCTTATGAAGAAGCTGAAGGTGACCCTGCACAATGA